Below is a genomic region from Streptomyces ferrugineus.
GGCGGCCCTCGGCGACAGCCTGCTGCCGGTACTGGACGCGGTGGAGCCGGCGGTCGAGGAGTTCGCGGCGGCGTTCGGCGAGCTGGTCGAGGCGACGTCGCCGCTGCTGCCGGCGACGGCGGGCGTGGCGGCCGGCGCCCTGCTGGCCCTGACCCCGCTGCTCCGGTCGGCGGCGGAGGTCCTGCGGGAGCAGTCCCCCGAGCTCCGCCGGATCGCCGACGCGCTGACGGCCGCGCTCGCGCCCCTGATGCCGCTTCAGGTGGCCCTGGCCGAGCGGGCGGCCGCCGCCGGGGCGAACGTCGTCCGCGTCACCCTCCCACCCCTCGCCGACCTCACGGAGGCAGCGGCGGCGACCACCAAGGCGGCCCGCCCGGTGCTGATCGCCGGTGAGGAACTCCTGGTGGCGGGTCTTGAGCGGCTCCAGCCGGTGCTGCTCGCCGGGGCGTCGCGGGCGGGGCGGGTGGCACGGGAGGCGGCGGTACGGGTGTCGGCGGCGGTGAGTCCGGCGGCCGAGCAGGGGGTCGTGGTGGCGGTGACGCCGGGGTGAGGCGGGGCCCGCCACGTATCGACGCCGGTCGGCATCACTCAGCCTGTCCGGCGCTTGAGGACGAGGCCCTTCGGGCCGATGAGGCGGCGGGGGCGAAGAAAGCGGTGACCGGCCCCCGAAGCGGCCGTGACGGTCGTGTGACACGCCCCCGGCTAGAGTGCCGACCATGCGCGATCTCGGCACCGGTTTCAGGTATCTCCTCAGGGGCCAGCGATGGGTGGCCCGGCATGGAAAGCAGTACGGGTTCGGTCTGATCCCCGGCCTGATCACGCTCGTCCTGTACGCCTCGTCCCTCGTCGCGCTCGCGGTCTGGGGCGAGGACTTCGTGTCCTGGTCGACACCGTTCGCCGACGACTGGTCCAGCCCCTGGCAGGGCCTGTTCCGCGGCTTCCTCACCGCTGTCCTGTTCGCCCTCGGCCTCCTGCTGGCCGTGGTCACCTTCACCGCGGTCACCCTCCTGATCGGCCAGCCCTTCTACGAGAACCTCTCCGAGAAGGTCGACCGGGACGTCTCCCCCGACGGCACGGCCCCCGAGTCCGGCCTGCCGCTCTGGCGCGAGCTGTGGATCTCGGGCCGCGACAGCCTGCGGATCGTGCTGCGCGCCGCCGTCTGGGGCGTGCTGCTCTTCGCCCTCGGCTTCCTCCCGGTCGTCGGCCAGACGGTCGTACCGGTGATCGGCGTCGTCGTCACCGGCTTCTTCCTCACCGAGGAACTCACGGCCGTCGCCCTCCAGCGCCGCCGCGTCGAACTCCGCGACCGCCTCGACCTGCTGCGGTCCCGCAAGACCCTCGTCTGGGGCTTCGGCACGCCCCTCGCCGCGGCCTTCCTGGTGCCGTTCGTCGCGGTGTTCCTGATGCCGGGCGCGGTCGCGGGGGCCACGCTGATGGCGCGGGAGCTGCTGGGCGAGGAGACCCAGGAGAAATCGGCGCCCGCGCCCGACGCGGAGCACGTCAGCTGGTGACCGGGCTGTCGGCCGCCACCTTCAGGATCGTCCGCACCTGGGCGATGATGTCCAGCCGGTTGCGGACGAACTCCGGGTCGGTCACCGAGCCGGTCGCCGGATCCGTGTTGCCCGCCCCGAACTGCAGCACGGGCGTGTGCACATGCCCGCCCGGCAGCGAGCCGTGCAGCCCGAGCCGGTCCCGGAGCAGCGTCGCCCGGTAGGCGATCTCGTTGGACAGGTAGTCCCCGCCGCCCCCGGCCCGCGCGGTCGACCCGGGCGTCGGCCCGTCCGGCCGCACGACGGCCTGCGTGCCGCCCGCCGGGATCTCGGTCACGCTGGTGTTGTCGTACACGGGGAAACGCCCGGTGTCCGCGGCGACGATGTCCGCGTACGGCAGGGTCGTGGTCGTCCACTGCGGCTGCGAGGCCGGATCGGCGACGGGGATGGTCTCGGTCCGGCCGACGTTCTCGTTGTCCCCGAAGCCGCCGCGCCAGGCTCCGTTGGTCCGCTCGATGTCGAACCGCCCGACGCGCCCCTGGCTCACGGTCGTGAACAGATCGACCTGCCTCAGGTACGGCCGCAGGGTCCGCTCCACCGTCCCGTCCGTGAAGTCCCGCCAGCGCACGGGGAACAGGGCGGTCTCCACCCGCGCCGGCCCGTCCGCGGTCTCGATCACCGTGCCGTCGAGGGCGAGCGCGGTCGCCCCGGACGGGTTGGAGATACGGATGTCCCGGTCGAGGGTGAAGGGGTCGAAGCCGGTGACGAGAATCCTTCTGACTCCGTCGCCATGGGGATGGCGGATGTCGGTCTGGCCGCGCGAGGTCCGCTCCAGGAGGTCGAGCAGCGCGGCCCGCCGGGCATCACTCAGCCCGAACGCCGGCTCCCATGTACGCACCTCCCGCGTCATCGACAACCGCGCCCAGTACAGCGGCCGGTCGTCGTCCCGGCTGAGATCCCCGCCCGCCGGCCCACGCCCCTGAGCCCGGTCGACGGCCAGCCGCCACAGGGCCCGTCCCTCGCGCAGGACGACACGGCGGGCCTGCGCGTAGGAGTGCGCGGCGTCGAGGTCACGGGCGAACTTCGTCGCCGGAGCGTCGAATCCGGAGCGGCGCAGGATCTCCTGGGGGACCGCTCTGTCGAGGCGCTGTTCCTCGACGGTCGGCGCGGGAGCCGTCTCGGCGGCGGCCGCCCCGGTGGTGGGGGCCGAGAGGCCGGCCAGCAGGGCGAGGCCGAGGACGCCGATCCGAACACGTATGGAATTCAAGGGGGTTCCGGTCCTTTCGTCACGGTGGGGGAGCGCGCTGTGGGACGCCGGAAGTATCGCGTGACGGAAGTGGTCTACGCCATGGTGCGCGGAATCTTCGACGCCGCCTCCCGGGGTGGTGAAGCTCGAACGCGTCCGGGCTGGATTCCTCCGCAGGTGATCGAGGGCAGGATTGAGGTGTCCGCGGACTTCGACGAGGAGGCACCCACATGGCGGGAACCCGTACCCCGGCCGATGCGGCACGCGAGGCGGTCGTCGAAGCCGCCCTCGCCCGGCTCGATCTCGACGCGAAGGCGCGGCTGCTCTCCGGCCGGGACATGTGGACCCTGCCCGCGCTCCCCGAGATCGGCCTGAAGGCCCTCGTCATGTCCGACGGACCGATCGGCGTCCGGGGTGTGCGCTGGACCGCCGACGACCCGTCCGTCGCGCTGCCCTCGCCCACCGCCCTCGCGGCCGCCTGGGACCCCGACCTCGCCCGCCGCGCCGGCACCCTCCTCGCCCAGGAGGCCCGTCGCAAGGGCGTCCATGTGCTGCTCGCCCCGACCGTCAACCTCCACCGCTCGCCGCTCGGCGGGCGCCACTTCGAGGCGTACAGCGAGGACCCGTTTCTGACCGGCACGATCGGCGCCGCATACGTCAGCGGCGTCCAGTCCGGCGGC
It encodes:
- a CDS encoding EI24 domain-containing protein; translation: MRDLGTGFRYLLRGQRWVARHGKQYGFGLIPGLITLVLYASSLVALAVWGEDFVSWSTPFADDWSSPWQGLFRGFLTAVLFALGLLLAVVTFTAVTLLIGQPFYENLSEKVDRDVSPDGTAPESGLPLWRELWISGRDSLRIVLRAAVWGVLLFALGFLPVVGQTVVPVIGVVVTGFFLTEELTAVALQRRRVELRDRLDLLRSRKTLVWGFGTPLAAAFLVPFVAVFLMPGAVAGATLMARELLGEETQEKSAPAPDAEHVSW
- a CDS encoding pyroglutamyl peptidase, with protein sequence MNSIRVRIGVLGLALLAGLSAPTTGAAAAETAPAPTVEEQRLDRAVPQEILRRSGFDAPATKFARDLDAAHSYAQARRVVLREGRALWRLAVDRAQGRGPAGGDLSRDDDRPLYWARLSMTREVRTWEPAFGLSDARRAALLDLLERTSRGQTDIRHPHGDGVRRILVTGFDPFTLDRDIRISNPSGATALALDGTVIETADGPARVETALFPVRWRDFTDGTVERTLRPYLRQVDLFTTVSQGRVGRFDIERTNGAWRGGFGDNENVGRTETIPVADPASQPQWTTTTLPYADIVAADTGRFPVYDNTSVTEIPAGGTQAVVRPDGPTPGSTARAGGGGDYLSNEIAYRATLLRDRLGLHGSLPGGHVHTPVLQFGAGNTDPATGSVTDPEFVRNRLDIIAQVRTILKVAADSPVTS